One Amblyomma americanum isolate KBUSLIRL-KWMA chromosome 8, ASM5285725v1, whole genome shotgun sequence DNA window includes the following coding sequences:
- the LOC144101131 gene encoding uncharacterized protein LOC144101131, with product MTRRNRVHHAVLISLPFLGIFILMTSPSWRLAGRGSGAPAEFLSHRFWNYDPESQEPRDPRQSCSLPALHPFHPAVWPYLNPITPVVCKVRQPWLTYVDSYGNLRFNESSGYSLSNLQCSYKTVLRVTDNKITYSEAFPFTRDKIPLNDGTVSVSCSNFLKWPVYSNIHAAVVRRRPPTSSTVNHSDRRPQKPTRLNAISRGLRDSRRQVLGMRSKQLPNVLIFGLDSVSRLSMMRFLPKTYNYLVTQLNAVVFRGMNKVGDNTFPNLLALLTGQRAEQVVKPGQKDKVYDDVHIVWKDFQEAGYETLFAEDYPAFALFNYLARGFTKPPTDYYLRPFWLAVYESFLLMSSSALCFGNTPKHMLQLDYLKRYFDSRNSSGSERPFFVFSYLVEISHDFSQQVGAADDDFVEFLAYLNSTGHLDNTFLFFLSDHGHRFDSIRSTFVGRIEERLPFFALKLPTGTDWLRSQQREVSSGSILTRLDLPDIKSNLESNAGRLTTPFDTYTTLRDIASFASGAGLKDEGDSRYGISLFDKVPRERTCKQAGIPSEYCSCSSEVPIELNSPLVLKAATALVEKVNDLLNSVELGEPVVGRCARLSLRRVHDAQELFVVDDVKESADATRRLRVTVEVLPSAAMLEGMMLVNGGEEVDVSGDISRINKYGNQSQCIHHEVLRKYCYCQAKVPSTALNDQEQTLPTVT from the exons ATGACCCGGAGGAACCGGGTTCATCACGCGGTCCTCATCTCGCTTCCgttcctggggatctttatactGATGACGTCACCATCCTGGCGCCTGGCAGGGCGGGGCAGCGGCGCTCCCGCCGAGTTCCTCAGCCACCGCTTCTGGAACTACGACCCCGAGTCCCAGGAGCCGAGGGACCCACGCCAGAGTTGCTCGCTGCCTGCCTTACACCCTTTCCACCCAGCCGTGTGGCCATACCTGAACCCGATCACACCCGTCGTCTGTAAG GTTCGCCAGCCCTGGCTGACGTACGTTGACTCCTACGGGAACCTTCGATTCAACGAGTCCTCTGGCTACTCACTCTCTAACCTGCAGTGCAGCTACAAGACAGTCCTCCGCGTCACCGACAACAAAATAACGTACAGCGAAGCCTTCCCCTTCACGCGGGACAAGATACCTCTCAACGACGGCACAGTTTCCGTCAGCTGTAGCAACTTCTTGAAGTGGCCCGTTTACAGCAACATCCACGCAGCGGTGGTGAGGCGCCGCCCTCCAACGAGTTCGACAGTGAATCACTCGGACAGGAGACCTCAAAAACCCACAAGACTAAATGCAATTTCGCGTGGTCTAAGAGACTCGAGAAGACAAGTGCTAGGTATGCGATCCAAGCAGCTGCCGAATGTCCTCATCTTCGGCTTGGACTCTGTCTCGAGACTGTCCATGATGCGGTTCCTTCCCAAGACGTACAACTACCTGGTCACTCAGCTGAACGCCGTCGTCTTTAGAGGCATGAACAAGGTCGGGGACAACACGTTTCCCAACCTGCTAGCGCTTTTGACTGGTCAGCGAGCGGAGCAAGTCGTGAAACCCGGCCAGAAAGACAAGGTCTACGATGACGTCCACATCGTGTGGAAGGACTTTCAAGAGGCTGGATACGAGACGTTGTTCGCCGAAGACTACCCGGCCTTCGCCTTGTTTAATTACCTTGCCAGAGGGTTCACGAAGCCGCCCACGGACTACTATCTGCGACCCTTCTGGCTTGCAGTCTACGAGTCTTTCCTTCTGATGTCCAGTTCCGCGCTATGCTTCGGTAACACGCCCAAGCACATGCTTCAACTCGACTACCTGAAGCGGTACTTCGACAGTCGCAACTCAAGCGGCAGTGAAAGGCCTTTCTTCGTCTTCTCGTACCTCGTCGAGATAAGCCACGACTTCTCGCAGCAGGTCGGAGCCGCTGACGACGACTTCGTGGAATTTCTAGCCTATCTTAACTCCACCGGTCACCTGGACAACACGTTCCTTTTCTTCCTGTCGGACCACGGGCACCGCTTCGATTCGATTCGATCGACATTCGTTGGTCGCATTGAGGAGCGTCTACCCTTCTTCGCACTGAAGCTGCCCACCGGAACTGACTGGTTAAGGTCGCAGCAGCGCGAGGTTTCATCCGGTTCGATCCTTACTCGACTCGACTTGCCTGACATCAAGTCGAACCTCGAATCGAATGCAGGTCGTCTAACGACCCCTTTCGACACCTACACCACGCTCCGAGACATCGCCTCTTTCGCAAGCGGCGCAGGTCTCAAGGATGAAGGTGACTCACGCTATGGCATCAGCCTCTTCGACAAGGTTCCACGAGAGAGAACTTGCAAGCAAGCGGGTATACCGTCCGAGTACTGTTCATGCAGTTCTGAGGTTCCTATAGAACTAAACAGCCCACTCGTATTGAAGGCGGCCACGGCGCTCGTCGAAAAGGTCAACGACCTTTTGAACTCCGTGGAACTCGGTGAACCAGTCGTGGGTCGATGCGCCAGACTTAGCCTGCGTCGTGTCCACGACGCCCAGGAACTTTTCGTCGTCGACGACGTGAAGGAGAGTGCAGACGCGACGAGGCGGCTCAGGGTCACGGTGGAGGTGCTTCCAAGTGCCGCCATGTTGGAAGGCATGATGCTCGTGAACGGTGGCGAAGAGGTTGACGTCTCTGGGGACATAAGCCGCATCAACAAGTACGGAAATCAATCGCAGTGCATCCATCACGAGGTCCTGCGCAAGTACTGCTACTGCCAAGCAAAAGTACCTAGTACTGCACTCAACGACCAAGAACAGACGCTTCCTACAGTTACGTAG
- the PIG-Q gene encoding phosphatidylinositol glycan anchor biosynthesis class Q, translated as MSGYANIFLPVQLCQGTGILVGCADDAATNISCVASLLLPDSKATDATIDVFRDALALSLARKSSFFVGLLTRGDGHVALVAHAKETLDFCIQVNEYGHVVQSFVRQPSTKTMVVLYDADALQLTPSFHEPGVNALVGWLLECQRFRLPDNVGCSAEVVYASSQNEEISFFWQPAICAGSLVQAAKATMTHKLPSRVAGILSTCAQATSTGALICKRLEDFAAVADSVRTNGRISLRCRNRMCSILLDCLLGACLAWAVHWDNGFSEEVPWASLEWTETVVQHLQALVQWLMGAPAGLKLNAALNNALGRFFLYHISLWKTYVGVVDPWVGALFTLWPGSLTLHLALASDLLALATVHMYCFYGYACRLYQGWARALAALWRLFRGRKWNPLRRRVDSHRYDVDQMFVGTLLFGVLFFLFPTVAVYYAVFLTLRLVVLCVQGVLSRAVLVWDSLPFYTLAARTFTGRPVVGDLLFHALSSGPEFALYMQVIGGGVNLLPEPLGFPSWKDLLADLVVGRIVYPL; from the exons ATGAGTGGATACGCGAATATTTTCCTGCCCGTTCAGCTGTGCCAAGGCACGGGGATCCTAGTGGGATGTGCCGACGACGCAGCGACCAATATATCATGCGTTGCATCGCTCTTGCTGCCCGATTCCAAAGCTACGGATGCCACAATCGACGTGTTCAGGGACGCTCTGGCGCTGTCCTTAGCTCGCAAGTCGTCATTCTTCGTGGGACTTTTGACGAGGGGCGATGGTCACGTTGCGCTAGTCGCGCACGCCAAGGAAACGCTAGACTTCTGCATCCAGGTGAACGAGTACGGACACGTCGTGCAGTCTTTCGTGAGACAGCCGTCTACCAAGACGATGGTTGTGCTCTACGACGCCGACGCGCTGCAGCTCACTCCCAGTTTTCACGAGCCCGGTGTCAATGCTCTGGTTGGCTGGTTACTTGAGTGTCAACGGTTTCGTCTCCCAGACAACGTCGGGTGCTCTGCGGAAGTTGTGTATGCGAGCTCTCAGAATGAGGAGATATCTTTCTTTTGGCAACCTGCGATCTGTGCGGGATCGCTGGTTCAAGCTGCGAAGGCCACTATGACGCACAAACTTCCATCCCG GGTGGCAGGAATACTGTCCACGTGTGCCCAGGCGACGTCCACGGGTGCGCTGATCTGCAAGCGGCTCGAGGACTTCGCCGCCGTCGCCGACAGCGTGCGGACGAACGGACGCATCTCTCTCCG CTGCAGGAACCGGATGTGTAGCATCCTGCTGGACTGCCTACTGGGCGCCTGCCTCGCCTGGGCCGTGCACTGGGACAACGGCTTCTCGGAGGAAGTGCCCTGGGCCTCCCTGGAGTGGACGGAG ACGGTGGTGCAGCACCTGCAGGCTCTCGTCCAGTGGCTGATGGGCGCCCCCGCCGGGCTGAAGCTGAACGCGGCGCTGAACAACGCTTTGGGCCGCTTCTTCCTCTACCACATCAGCCTCTGGAAGA CGTACGTGGGCGTGGTGGACCCGTGGGTGGGCGCCCTGTTCACCCTGTGGCCGGGCAGCCTGACCCTCCACCTGGCGCTCGCCTCGGACCTGCTGGCGCTGGCCACGGTGCACATGTACTGCTTCTACGGCTACGCCTGCCGCCTGTACCAGGGCTGGGCCCGCGCCCTGGCCGCGctgtggcgcctcttccgcggcCGCAAGTGGAATCCGCTGCGGCGGCGCGTCGACTCGCATCGCTACGACGTCGACCAGATGTTCGTGGGCACGTTGCTCTTCGGggtcctcttcttcctcttccccaCCGTGGCCGTCTACTACGCCGTCTTCCTCACC CTGCGCCTGGTCGTGCTTTGCGTCCAAGGGGTGCTGAGCAGGGCAGTGCTGGTCTGGGACTCGCTCCCTTTCTACACCCTGGCCGCGAGGACGTTCACCGGACGTCCCGTTGTGG GTGATCTTCTGTTCCACGCATTGTCATCGGGACCAGAATTCGCGCTGTACATGCAG GTTATCGGTGGCGGCGTGAATCTGCTTCCGGAACCTCTGGGCTTCCCATCCTGGAAGGACCTGCTGGCCGACCTGGTGGTCGGACGCATCGTCTACCCGCTCTGA